The Rhodoligotrophos appendicifer genome segment AGTCCCAGTGCGACTGTCAGCAGCCCGGTGCCGAGCAGCGCGATCACTTGCGCGGCGAACAGATGGCGGTATGTGCGGTTCGCAAGGACGGCGAGCATCAGAGGTACTTCGCGATTTCTTTGAATTCGTCGACCGAACCGCGTTTTTCCAGCGGCAGGGGTCCGATCGTCTCTTCAAGGCAGTGTTCGAGATGATCGTGGATCAGCGTGCGTTTGGCCTGCGCAACCGCCTTTTCCACCGCATGGAGCTGTTGTGCGATGTCGAGGCAGGGTTTGCCGCCCTCGATCATCGCGATGACGCTGCGCAGGTGGCCCTCGGCGCGCTTGAGGCGCTTGACGATGTCGGGATGGGAGGCGTGGCGGTGTTCGGACATGCTTCTGTCCTATCCTCCCACAAAGGATACTGTCAAATT includes the following:
- a CDS encoding metal-sensing transcriptional repressor; protein product: MSEHRHASHPDIVKRLKRAEGHLRSVIAMIEGGKPCLDIAQQLHAVEKAVAQAKRTLIHDHLEHCLEETIGPLPLEKRGSVDEFKEIAKYL